A segment of the Zingiber officinale cultivar Zhangliang chromosome 8B, Zo_v1.1, whole genome shotgun sequence genome:
TACATTGGGAGAGGGGAACTAGAGTGCTTCGGTGCTGAGAGATAAAACAGCTTTGATTTGTGGCGTCTAAGAGGCTGGACCGGCCATCCTGAGTATTTTTAAATATGATGGTGGATTCTGCTACAGCTGCGGGTCCTGGAGCTACATCCAATGTTTCACCTGAAAAGGATGCTTCAGGAACTGGCGATTATGCCACTGGAGGATGGAAAAGGTAAATTATTTGCATGGTTGTACGTCAAGCGCTTGTAATCGAACTCTGTAACCGCTGATGTCctcgttttatttttatttatcccGTTAGTTGATAATAAATGCCGAGAGATGTGCATTTCTTGAACACTACTACGAAAATTTTCATACGGCTGTTACACGCAGGTTGTTTCAAATATAGTTTTGTTATTAATTATTCTGCCATATTTTGGTGATCTAAGAAGTTTTGTTTTATTTGTTGCACTCTATATATTTGACTGGGCGTCCTTCGTCATGTACGGTTCAAGTTTGGTTTCATGGGGATCATGATAATTGTGGTCTACAGGATAGTTATAAAGGAAGATTGGCAGGTTTGTGAATGCACACTCTGGTAGTTCTCAACTTGCTCTTACTGTTGTATTAGCATGAGAAACGTGGACCCTATGAGATGCGTAGTCAACAATGGGAAGGTATTATGATCAGGACATTTGTTTTAGGTGGTATTTTTTAGTTCTGCCTTCAGAATTTCCAATGTGTTTGTGATGCTAACATTTGAGAAGTTCCTACCATTGTAGAGGAAATTGCCGAATCATGAAGTACACATTCTCCAGTAAGTGGAACattgtttaaagaaaatttcatGAGGTTAATAGCTCATGGTAGgtatttaatatataaatgaGGACCTGACTTGAATGTTGATAGGAATGGCATAATGAATCAAGTTGTTTGCTGCAGGCTTGAGGTAGCCATTTCAAAGGCCATGACGTTTATCCATTAAATGACATTCTTTACATTTCATTGCAGCGTCAACACCTGAAGCTACTCATTGTTTATGGTTCAGTCTGCAGCATTCAATTGCATTATTTACATCTCGCTGCAGCTTTAACACCATTGAAATGTTGTTCTGCCTACTCATTGTTTATGGTCCAGTCTGCAGCTACTCATTGTTTATGGTGCAGTCTGTTGGCTACTCATTGTTTATGGTCCAGTCTGCAGAGGGAATGATTCTTCACCTGAGAACTCTTAAATTGGCAAATCTCCCTTTTCCATTCCCAGACACTCGTGTCACTTCTGAAATTGGAATGAAAACAACGATGACTCAATGAGCCATATTTTCCAACTATTTGGAATCAACTTCACGAAGCTTGTCCCCTTGCTAAGTAAATTTGTAATCTCAAGATTTGTCTTACTTCTTCACATGTTGCATAGCAGTTGGACCTGTAAAGTAGGATTGAGGGATATATGACCATACAAACCAGTGTTACTTGGTACTGGAGGAGAGAATATGGGAGGACAAGTACATCCCACAATCGTGATCCTTTACTGGCTACCCTTCTCTCTGACTTGTTATTTTCGATATTTTTCTTATACTCTTTATTTCTCAAATTTTGTCAATCTATTCCTGGGTCATTCCACTCTCCTAACCTGTTTCACTGCTTGGTTTACCAAACATTCTCCTTGAAAATGGACTCATGGTTTGCCATGTGGATTCCATCATTTACATGGCGTGCCAACTTGTGCTATGTCTGAGCCATGCCAGACTGTAAAAGGTAAAAATTGCCTGTCCCAATGCCATTCCTACTGGGATAAACTAGCTTATGAGTTCCAATATGATTAACTTTTTGAACCATTACGTTCTGTTGTGAAAGTATCATCACTATTGGCCTCTACAAGGTCAATAAAATTAGATAGGGCAGGTCAATATGATATAGGGTAGAAGGCCTGGTTGCAGGAATGCTGTGAAAAATACTCAGGTTACCTAGGATTCGGATATCAATTCTATGTTCTGGGTCTTATTAAAGAGAAATTATTTTCCAGCCACATGTTAGGGGGCCTAGTTCATGATAATCACATAGATCATAATGTTATCCAatctaatattatattttattaatactACCATATGTTGTTTATTGAAACTTGTGATAATTACCTTGCAAGTATCTTTGTTCATCTAAAGTTTTTCTCTATGCTTGTAGTGAGGATGGAAGTTTCAGTTGTGGGTACACTAGCTTCAGGGGAAAAAGAGCAAGCATGGAAGACTACTGTGATTTGAAATCATCAACAATTGATGGGCAAACAATTGGCCTTTTTGGAATATTTGATGGTCTGTTTTACTTTCTGTCAATACACATTTTTGTTTGTTATGTGTCAAATCTATGTTTTTTTAGTTAATTTGGTATTGCAGGACATGGTGGTTCACGAGCTGCAGAATACTTGAAGGAACACTTGTTTGACAACCTTATGAAGCACTCAAAATTCATGACTGACACGAAGCTTGCAATAAGTATTAACAAGCTTTGTTAATTTACTGAGTTTGTAATTTTGTCAGTTTCTTCTCCTTGGGCACATCTGGAAGTTCATGAGAATTGCAGGTGAAACATACAAGAAAACGGATACAGATTTCTTAGATGCGGAAAGCAACTCTTCCAGAGATGATGGTTCTACAGCTTCAACAGCTATCTTGATTGGCAAGCACTTATATGTAGCGAATGTTGGTGATTCACGTACTGTGATATCAAAGGCTGGAAAAGGTGAATATTGATCTTATTCTCCTTTCTCTTTTATGGAAATTTTGTATGGGTGTCCTTTGAAGTATATGACACAGGAGGGCAGTTGTACATGTAATTCACAAGTATGACAAGGATAGAATTTgcttatacttagcattttcagtttTTTCTTGTATTTTACTTTTTACCATACTCTAAAATTTGTCTAATGTACAAGCATGTGTACTACAAAAATtccaaattattttttatatccatTTCAGATATGAGAACACTTTTTTACTTGTCAAAATTATCAAGTATTAAATGTAGTCTCCATATTGTTTCAAAATCAACAAATCTTTTCTAGAAATTATATCGCCTCCTAAGCtgtttaaagtttttgagttaTTCTGAAGCATCATTTCTTGGTTTATTTGGTAGCAATCCCCCTTTCTGAGGATCACAAGCCAAACAGAAGTGACGAGCGCAAGAGAATTGAGGATGCTGGAGGATTTGTCATTTGGGCTGGTAAGTCTTCAAGCATTCTGAAAGATTTCCTTCTCATGGTTCCTAGTTTGACAATCATCGAATATACTTTACTAGTATATAATTTAGAACAACATTTAATATACTTTTCTAGTACATGATCTAGAACTTCAGATATCCGCTATATTTTTTTCTCATCCATATTTTGTTTCGGATATTAGCAGACAGGTGGGAAATATGATGCATATTTGGGATAGGATGACCGGTGGTAACAAATAAATATCATATGGGTAGGTCGATGAGTTTGATGTTGGAAATTTATAGGTTCTTTATTCCTGATAAGCTCTCATTTCG
Coding sequences within it:
- the LOC122016505 gene encoding probable protein phosphatase 2C 52; translated protein: MMVDSATAAGPGATSNVSPEKDASGTGDYATGGWKSEDGSFSCGYTSFRGKRASMEDYCDLKSSTIDGQTIGLFGIFDGHGGSRAAEYLKEHLFDNLMKHSKFMTDTKLAISETYKKTDTDFLDAESNSSRDDGSTASTAILIGKHLYVANVGDSRTVISKAGKAIPLSEDHKPNRSDERKRIEDAGGFVIWAGTWRVGGVLAMSRAFGNRLLKQFVVAEPEIQEQVVDGESEYLVLASDGLWDVVTNEDAVAIMKVEEEADNAARKLAETAFFRGSADNITCIVVRFNHDKQGVDSPLPSTAAQA